One genomic segment of Aquipluma nitroreducens includes these proteins:
- the istA gene encoding IS21 family transposase, with amino-acid sequence MSKIRKAIKFHCGGKSKLFISQYLSLSRNTVKKYISLFEVQGLTLDQINQKTDLELETLFSHQTDEPISARVQKLYDFFPYMERELKKVGVTSYGMWEEYIKKHPDGYQNSQFREYYKLWGKKVNPVMHMNHKAGDKMYVDYAGKKLSITDKDTGEITEVEFFVAILGASQYTYAEATPSQKKEEFVVSVENAMRFFEGVPAAIVPDNLKSAVIKSSRFEPTINETLADLAEHYETTILPARAYKPRDKSLVEGAVKILYRRIYAVLKDETFFSLAELNDRIGDLLDAHNNRKLTGRPYTRFELYNDIEKDKLSPLPIQRFEIKYQAQATVMQNGHVQLSCDKHFYSVPYQYIRKKVKVMYTRTTVEIYFKYNRLATHPRDYALYSYTTVPEHLASTHQFVTDWTAPRFINWANSIDPVAGEYIFKIIESRNHPEQAFKSCMGILSFEKKVGKQRLINACKRALDFGTYSFKAIQNILENNLDMIKDETTEDPELPEHNNIRGKNYYK; translated from the coding sequence ATGAGTAAGATTAGAAAAGCAATTAAATTTCATTGCGGTGGAAAAAGTAAGCTGTTTATAAGCCAATACTTATCCTTATCGAGGAACACGGTAAAAAAATACATTTCCCTTTTTGAAGTACAAGGACTGACCCTTGACCAGATCAATCAAAAGACTGATCTTGAACTTGAAACGCTGTTCTCTCACCAAACCGATGAACCCATCAGCGCCCGGGTGCAAAAGCTTTATGACTTTTTCCCGTACATGGAACGGGAACTCAAAAAAGTTGGTGTTACCTCCTATGGGATGTGGGAAGAATACATCAAAAAGCATCCTGATGGCTATCAAAACTCTCAGTTCCGGGAGTATTACAAACTGTGGGGAAAGAAGGTAAATCCGGTGATGCATATGAACCACAAGGCTGGTGACAAGATGTATGTTGATTATGCCGGGAAAAAGCTTTCAATCACGGATAAAGACACCGGAGAGATTACCGAAGTTGAGTTTTTTGTTGCCATTTTGGGGGCAAGTCAATATACCTATGCCGAAGCAACTCCGAGCCAAAAGAAGGAAGAATTTGTTGTATCGGTTGAGAATGCCATGCGCTTTTTCGAAGGCGTTCCGGCAGCCATAGTTCCGGACAATCTTAAGTCAGCGGTGATAAAAAGTAGCCGTTTTGAGCCCACCATCAACGAAACACTGGCAGATCTGGCAGAACATTACGAAACCACTATTCTACCAGCCAGAGCTTATAAACCACGGGACAAATCTTTAGTTGAAGGTGCTGTTAAAATACTATACCGAAGGATTTATGCTGTACTGAAGGACGAAACGTTTTTCTCCCTTGCGGAACTGAACGATCGCATTGGAGACCTGTTGGATGCCCACAACAACAGAAAGCTCACTGGTCGTCCATACACACGTTTTGAACTATACAATGACATCGAGAAGGATAAACTGTCGCCACTGCCCATCCAACGCTTTGAGATCAAGTATCAGGCACAGGCAACGGTCATGCAAAACGGTCATGTGCAGCTCAGTTGTGACAAACATTTTTATAGCGTGCCGTACCAATACATCCGCAAAAAGGTGAAGGTAATGTACACCAGAACAACGGTCGAGATTTACTTTAAATACAATCGGTTGGCTACCCATCCCCGGGACTACGCACTTTACAGCTACACAACGGTACCCGAACATTTAGCGAGCACCCATCAATTTGTAACCGACTGGACTGCCCCCAGGTTTATCAATTGGGCAAACAGTATTGACCCAGTTGCCGGGGAATATATCTTTAAAATCATTGAAAGCCGAAACCATCCTGAGCAGGCGTTTAAAAGTTGTATGGGGATACTTTCGTTTGAGAAAAAGGTAGGTAAACAAAGACTTATTAATGCCTGTAAACGCGCTCTTGACTTTGGAACCTACAGTTTTAAAGCCATACAAAACATCTTGGAAAACAACCTGGATATGATCAAGGATGAGACAACAGAAGATCCGGAACTGCCCGAACACAACAACATACGAGGGAAGAACTATTACAAATAA
- the istB gene encoding IS21-like element helper ATPase IstB: MNESTLTKMRQMKLSGMHGAFKTAVETGKTDHYTIDQFVSMIIDAEWDERHNRKIERLIRNAKFHYKSSIESITFDQSRNLERNLILRLGECEFVEKNENVLITGSTGVGKSYLATALGYQACIQGYRVNYFNTSKLFSKLKMAKADGSYLKELAKIERQDVIILDDFGLQALDSQNRITLLEIIEDRHNKGSIIVTSQIPVQGWYDIIGEKTIADAVLDRLIHQAHRIELHGESMRKKKSINKE; encoded by the coding sequence ATGAATGAATCAACGTTGACAAAAATGAGACAAATGAAACTCTCCGGAATGCATGGTGCATTTAAAACTGCTGTTGAAACCGGGAAAACTGATCATTACACCATTGATCAGTTTGTATCCATGATTATTGATGCCGAATGGGACGAGCGCCACAACCGAAAAATAGAGAGATTAATTAGAAATGCTAAGTTCCATTACAAATCCAGCATCGAAAGCATAACTTTTGATCAATCACGGAACCTGGAACGCAACCTCATTTTACGACTTGGAGAGTGTGAGTTCGTAGAGAAGAATGAGAATGTTTTAATCACAGGAAGTACTGGTGTGGGTAAAAGTTACTTGGCAACGGCACTGGGTTATCAGGCATGTATCCAGGGCTACCGGGTAAATTACTTCAATACATCGAAGTTGTTTTCCAAGTTAAAAATGGCAAAAGCCGATGGCTCATACTTGAAGGAACTAGCGAAAATCGAAAGGCAGGATGTTATTATACTCGATGATTTTGGACTCCAGGCACTCGATAGTCAGAACCGGATAACACTATTGGAAATCATCGAAGACAGGCACAATAAAGGTTCCATCATTGTTACCTCACAAATACCTGTTCAGGGATGGTATGATATTATTGGTGAAAAAACCATTGCTGACGCGGTATTAGACCGCCTTATCCATCAGGCTCACCGCATCGAATTACATGGTGAATCAATGAGAAAGAAAAAGAGTATCAACAAAGAATAA
- a CDS encoding recombinase family protein, giving the protein MKIADLYIRVSTDEQADRGYSQRDQDERLHKYCEINSIQVRKVIYEDHSAKTFTRPAWIKLLVDLRKHRGHSDLILFTKWDRFSRNAGDAYQMISTLRRLGVEPQAVEQPLDLSIPENKMMLAFYLAAPEVENDRRALNTFHGMRRAKKEGRWMGTAPIGYINRIAESGKKYIAPKDIQGDIMRWAFNELANGKFNTEQIWKMAKERGLICSKNNFWVAIRNPVYCGIICIPKYKDEEKFMVQGQHEPLISEALFYAVQDVLDGRKKVKRTKIIADDNIPLRGFLVCPNCGRMLTASASKGRNQYYHYYHCSSDCGIRYKAPEVNAKIVDEIRKYVQPLPRLQLFKEVIVSVYKAKTHVQRNEVQQLKIQLEEANKRLSKARELLICGDIEADDYRTIKAESEERINRLEAKLSASHSDTTNIEPLWDKAISSISQLDVLYENGTVTQKRKIIGSMFPEKLTFDGFQYRTTRINEALTLMLLIDSKIQSTKNGTNPLNLDLSHQVTQLEFERILIPS; this is encoded by the coding sequence ATGAAAATTGCAGATTTATATATTCGGGTAAGCACCGACGAACAGGCTGACAGGGGTTACTCCCAACGTGACCAAGATGAAAGACTACATAAATACTGTGAAATAAACTCCATCCAAGTAAGAAAGGTGATTTATGAGGACCATTCTGCAAAGACATTCACTCGTCCGGCGTGGATAAAATTATTAGTTGACCTTCGAAAACACAGAGGGCATTCAGACCTTATCCTGTTTACCAAGTGGGACAGGTTCAGCCGAAATGCCGGAGATGCCTACCAGATGATAAGTACTTTGCGGCGGCTGGGAGTCGAGCCGCAGGCCGTTGAACAGCCACTGGACTTATCCATTCCTGAAAACAAGATGATGCTAGCCTTTTACTTGGCAGCACCCGAAGTGGAAAATGACAGAAGAGCATTGAATACTTTTCACGGAATGAGACGTGCCAAAAAGGAAGGGCGTTGGATGGGTACTGCGCCCATAGGATATATCAATAGAATAGCGGAATCAGGAAAGAAATATATAGCACCTAAAGACATACAGGGAGATATAATGCGCTGGGCTTTCAATGAACTTGCCAATGGAAAATTCAATACCGAACAGATATGGAAAATGGCAAAGGAAAGAGGCCTTATATGCAGTAAAAACAATTTTTGGGTGGCCATACGAAATCCTGTCTATTGCGGTATAATCTGTATACCAAAATATAAGGATGAAGAAAAATTCATGGTTCAGGGGCAGCATGAACCTTTAATATCTGAAGCCCTGTTTTATGCGGTGCAGGATGTATTGGACGGACGCAAAAAAGTTAAACGAACCAAGATAATTGCCGATGATAACATTCCATTGAGAGGTTTTCTGGTATGCCCCAATTGTGGACGGATGTTAACCGCCAGTGCCTCCAAAGGACGTAATCAATACTACCACTATTATCATTGTAGTTCCGACTGTGGCATTCGTTATAAAGCTCCGGAAGTTAATGCTAAGATAGTGGATGAAATCCGGAAGTATGTTCAACCATTACCCCGCCTTCAATTATTCAAAGAAGTAATTGTTAGCGTTTATAAGGCTAAAACACACGTCCAGCGCAACGAAGTTCAACAACTGAAGATACAGTTGGAAGAAGCCAATAAAAGACTGTCAAAAGCAAGAGAACTATTGATCTGTGGGGACATTGAAGCTGATGATTACCGCACAATAAAAGCCGAAAGCGAGGAACGCATAAACAGACTGGAGGCTAAATTATCAGCGTCGCACTCAGATACAACCAACATTGAACCCTTATGGGATAAAGCAATCAGCAGCATTTCGCAATTGGATGTTTTGTATGAAAATGGAACTGTAACACAGAAAAGAAAAATCATTGGTTCGATGTTCCCCGAAAAATTGACTTTTGACGGATTTCAATATCGAACCACAAGAATCAACGAAGCACTCACACTTATGCTGCTGATAGACAGCAAAATACAAAGCACAAAAAATGGGACAAATCCATTAAATTTGGACTTGTCCCATCAAGTGACCCAGCTGGAGTTTGAACGCATCCTTATTCCGAGCTGA
- a CDS encoding plasmid mobilization protein, with translation MGRENSNRTRIIGLRQTPAEYTKIERKWKASTCRKLSDYVRHSLFEKPVTSYYRNQSLYEFMAEMVQLRNELNHIGNNFNQAVKRLHTLNQITEFRSWLIAYEVEKKTLFNKVDEIKKHVQKIAELWLQ, from the coding sequence ATGGGAAGAGAGAATTCAAACCGGACACGCATCATAGGGCTACGCCAGACACCCGCCGAGTATACAAAAATTGAACGAAAATGGAAGGCGAGCACCTGCCGAAAGCTAAGCGATTATGTGAGGCATAGCCTTTTTGAAAAACCTGTAACCAGTTACTACCGGAACCAATCTTTGTATGAATTTATGGCTGAAATGGTGCAGCTTAGAAATGAACTGAACCACATCGGAAACAACTTCAACCAGGCTGTAAAACGATTGCATACACTTAACCAGATTACCGAATTCAGAAGCTGGCTGATCGCTTATGAGGTAGAGAAAAAGACGCTCTTTAACAAAGTGGACGAAATCAAAAAGCATGTTCAAAAAATAGCAGAATTATGGTTACAGTAA